In Thiospirochaeta perfilievii, a single window of DNA contains:
- the phoU gene encoding phosphate signaling complex protein PhoU, with amino-acid sequence MDIRTHYREELNGIMNDVVVMGDMVISSLHKGLESLLDNNSELAKEVIVNDQLIDDFQLQIEDRSTLLIAKENPVATDLREILTVLKIVVELERLGDHGKHLAEKAGKVSNEGLKIAAPYLSDMTEFGCQMVKESLESFIQQDSKWAEEIAARDNYIDDKYSILYGKLIDIIKEKPHKSENLVPLLFLNRFLERIGDRVTNICESVVYVITCKHKSL; translated from the coding sequence ATGGATATTAGAACGCACTACCGTGAAGAGTTAAATGGCATAATGAATGATGTTGTTGTAATGGGAGATATGGTAATATCATCCCTACACAAAGGTTTAGAGAGTCTACTGGATAATAACAGTGAATTAGCTAAGGAAGTTATTGTTAACGATCAATTAATTGATGATTTTCAATTACAGATTGAAGATAGATCTACCCTACTTATAGCAAAAGAGAACCCTGTAGCTACAGATTTAAGAGAGATTTTAACTGTTCTTAAAATAGTTGTTGAGTTAGAAAGACTAGGGGATCACGGTAAACATCTCGCTGAAAAAGCTGGTAAAGTTAGTAATGAAGGTTTAAAGATTGCAGCTCCATACCTATCGGATATGACAGAGTTTGGTTGTCAAATGGTTAAAGAGTCTCTAGAGTCATTTATCCAGCAGGACTCAAAATGGGCAGAGGAGATAGCTGCTAGAGATAACTATATAGATGACAAATACTCTATTTTATATGGTAAGTTAATAGACATAATTAAGGAGAAACCCCATAAATCAGAAAACCTTGTTCCTCTACTGTTTCTTAACAGATTTTTAGAGAGAATAGGGGATAGGGTTACAAATATTTGTGAATCGGTTGTTTATGTAATTACCTGTAAGCATAAGTCCCTATAG
- a CDS encoding DUF2147 domain-containing protein — translation MKKVFIIIGVLLFYMNLQAAEKITGIWKIISKETGFVQSIALIYEYNSKVFGRLLVTYEDDGKLSDPKGVADKIVGDPTFIGLDFIWDLEDRGKKWSRGKILDPLRGKIYSCDMWIDGDNLIVKGKIGPFGREQIWIPLKKRSELPSWVKIPNKPTPIIPVVK, via the coding sequence ATGAAAAAAGTTTTTATTATAATTGGAGTTTTGTTATTCTATATGAATTTACAAGCTGCGGAGAAAATAACAGGGATATGGAAGATTATTTCTAAGGAGACAGGTTTTGTACAATCAATAGCCCTAATTTATGAGTATAATAGTAAAGTTTTTGGCCGTTTATTAGTAACCTATGAAGATGATGGAAAACTATCTGACCCTAAAGGAGTTGCAGATAAAATTGTTGGAGACCCAACTTTTATTGGGTTGGACTTTATCTGGGATCTAGAAGATAGGGGTAAAAAATGGAGTAGAGGAAAGATTCTAGATCCCCTTCGTGGAAAGATTTACTCCTGCGATATGTGGATAGATGGGGATAATCTTATAGTAAAGGGTAAAATCGGTCCCTTTGGTAGGGAGCAAATATGGATTCCATTGAAAAAAAGATCAGAGCTGCCAAGCTGGGTAAAAATTCCCAACAAACCAACTCCTATAATACCAGTAGTAAAATAA
- the pstB gene encoding phosphate ABC transporter ATP-binding protein PstB has product MSDIAVELKNLNVFYGDFHAVDSVNLSLKNKKVTALIGPSGCGKSTVLRSINRMNELISETKVTGEIIYGGININRSNVDPVEIRKRIGMVFQKPNPFPKSIYDNITWGAKIHGHKDDLDELVERTLKQAALWDEVKDKLKQSALRLSGGQQQRLCIARTIAVKPDVILMDEPASALDPIATGKIEELIAELKHDYTIAIVTHNMQQASRVSDYTSFFLVNDERRGHLVEYGKTDDLFFNPKDKRTEDYISGKFG; this is encoded by the coding sequence ATGAGTGATATAGCAGTAGAATTGAAAAATCTAAATGTTTTTTATGGAGATTTTCACGCAGTTGACAGTGTAAATTTATCTCTAAAAAATAAAAAGGTTACAGCGTTAATTGGGCCATCAGGTTGTGGAAAGAGCACGGTTTTAAGGTCAATAAATAGAATGAATGAGTTGATATCTGAAACTAAAGTAACTGGAGAGATAATTTATGGTGGTATAAATATAAACAGGTCAAATGTAGATCCTGTAGAAATAAGAAAGCGAATTGGAATGGTTTTTCAGAAGCCTAACCCATTTCCAAAAAGTATTTATGATAATATAACCTGGGGTGCTAAAATTCATGGTCATAAAGATGATCTTGATGAGCTTGTAGAGCGAACTTTAAAGCAAGCGGCCTTATGGGATGAAGTTAAAGATAAATTGAAACAGAGTGCTCTTCGCCTTTCTGGTGGACAGCAACAAAGGTTGTGTATTGCTAGAACAATTGCTGTAAAGCCTGATGTAATATTAATGGATGAGCCAGCCTCCGCTTTAGACCCTATTGCAACTGGAAAAATAGAGGAGCTTATAGCAGAATTAAAGCATGACTATACAATTGCTATTGTAACCCATAATATGCAACAGGCGAGCAGAGTTAGCGATTATACGTCTTTCTTTTTAGTAAATGATGAAAGGCGGGGACACTTAGTTGAGTATGGTAAGACGGATGACCTGTTTTTTAATCCAAAGGATAAAAGAACAGAGGATTATATTAGTGGAAAGTTTGGTTGA
- a CDS encoding aldolase catalytic domain-containing protein gives MSNIVEETVEIQRKGTWLTVRDDVKIVDCTVRDGGLVNDYHFSDEFVKAVYDTCVISGVDYFEIGKIVSKKVMSPDEYGVWNFCDEEDIRRIVGDNNQDIKIAVMADIGRTFKEEIKPKSESVIDMIRVACYIHQIPAALDIIEDAHQKGYETTINIMAISKVSGIVLDEALELVKGSNVDVIYLVDSFGTFYSEQIRDLTVKYTALAKSCNKSVGIHAHNNQQLAYSNTIESMIGGTSYLDATIAGLGRGAGNCPMELLFGFLRNPKFRILPILDFIQKHIIALRKEITWGYDIPYMITGQLNEHPRSAIGFNKQKRSDYSRLYNELTDAEE, from the coding sequence ATGAGTAATATAGTTGAAGAGACCGTAGAGATACAGCGAAAGGGGACCTGGCTTACTGTTCGGGACGATGTAAAAATAGTTGATTGTACAGTAAGGGATGGGGGATTAGTTAATGATTATCACTTTAGTGATGAATTTGTTAAAGCAGTTTATGATACCTGTGTCATTAGTGGTGTAGATTATTTTGAGATTGGTAAAATAGTATCTAAAAAGGTAATGAGCCCTGATGAGTATGGTGTTTGGAACTTCTGTGATGAGGAAGATATAAGGCGTATTGTTGGTGATAATAATCAAGATATAAAAATAGCAGTTATGGCGGATATTGGTAGAACCTTTAAAGAGGAGATTAAACCAAAATCCGAAAGTGTAATAGATATGATTAGAGTTGCATGTTATATACATCAAATCCCTGCGGCACTTGATATTATAGAAGATGCCCATCAAAAAGGTTATGAGACTACAATTAATATAATGGCTATATCTAAGGTTTCAGGTATTGTGTTAGATGAAGCCCTGGAGTTGGTTAAGGGATCAAATGTAGACGTAATATATCTTGTAGATAGTTTTGGAACATTTTATTCAGAACAGATTAGGGATTTAACAGTTAAATATACAGCATTGGCAAAATCCTGTAATAAGAGTGTAGGAATTCATGCCCATAACAATCAGCAACTAGCTTATTCTAATACCATAGAGTCTATGATAGGAGGGACTAGTTATTTAGATGCTACTATTGCAGGTCTCGGTCGTGGTGCTGGGAATTGTCCTATGGAACTACTTTTTGGTTTTTTAAGAAATCCTAAATTTAGAATTTTACCAATCCTTGATTTTATCCAAAAACACATTATAGCCCTAAGAAAAGAGATAACATGGGGTTATGACATTCCATATATGATTACTGGCCAGTTGAATGAGCATCCTAGATCTGCTATAGGTTTTAATAAACAGAAGAGATCGGACTATAGTAGGTTATACAATGAATTAACCGATGCAGAGGAGTAG
- a CDS encoding GH36-type glycosyl hydrolase domain-containing protein: MSIQEKSDYGFFDDKNREYVITRPDTPLPWLNYLGQDDYFGLCTNTAGGYTFWKDAKLRRLTRYRYNNVPYDLGGRYLYINDNGSVWNPGWKPVKASDVSYECRHGMGYSRITGEKDGLEVETTYFVPVKENLEIWKVKVTNNSNVRKSPSIFSYQEFAFFDAANDMNNLQRTLSIGEVEVEGNAVYHKTEYRERRDHYTLFASTRDIAGFDTSRDAFVGVHEGLHEAKVPFSGKCTNSKVFGWNPIASLQHDFDLSPGESVEYSYILAYVEQGDEPKFDSPMVMNKSKGKAIIEKWSKPGAVDEAIKTLANTWDDLLNKFQVDTPNEHASRMVNVWNQYQCMATFNMSRSASMFEVGIGRGMGFRDSNQDLLGFIHLVPSKGRRRILDIAATQLSDGTCFHQYQPLTKEGNAEIGGDFYDDHLWLVLSTAAYIKETGDLTILDEPVGYADKEYKIGELGEDGEPRKINAETLLHHLETSISYTMKKRGPNGLPLIGHADWNDCLNLNCFSTEPNESFQLAGDVDGSKAESVQIAGLFLYAAKEFADLYSFMKRDEDAKRIMADYNEMLETVETKAWDGQWYTRAFDAAGNPVGSKDNEEGKIYIESQGWCVLGGAGATGKYAGRAKEALESVHQHLYTKNGIVLQQPAYSTYNLNLGEVTSYPPGVKENAGIFCHNNTWIHLAWCLMGDGDRALEYYLSICPSAKQNQIETYRSEPYVYAQMLAGKDASCFGEAKNSWLTGTAAWTFVSVSQGILGVKPQYDGLKIEPCIPGSWDGFSVQREFRDATYQIKVENPNGVCTGVKKLVVDGNEIPGDVIPAFADKKEHSVVVTLG, translated from the coding sequence ATGAGTATTCAAGAAAAGAGTGATTATGGCTTTTTTGACGATAAAAATAGAGAGTATGTAATAACAAGACCAGATACACCACTACCTTGGTTAAACTACCTAGGACAGGATGACTATTTTGGACTTTGCACTAACACAGCAGGTGGTTATACATTTTGGAAAGATGCAAAACTTAGAAGGTTAACCCGATATAGATATAACAACGTACCCTACGATCTAGGTGGAAGGTATCTATATATTAATGATAATGGTTCAGTATGGAATCCTGGGTGGAAACCAGTTAAAGCTAGTGATGTTAGTTATGAGTGCCGGCATGGAATGGGGTATTCTAGGATTACAGGAGAGAAAGATGGCCTTGAAGTAGAGACTACATACTTTGTTCCAGTTAAAGAGAATTTAGAGATTTGGAAGGTAAAAGTAACAAATAACTCTAATGTTAGGAAGTCTCCATCTATCTTCTCCTATCAAGAGTTTGCATTTTTTGATGCAGCTAATGATATGAATAATTTACAAAGAACCCTATCAATTGGTGAAGTTGAAGTTGAAGGAAATGCTGTTTACCATAAAACAGAGTATAGAGAGAGGAGAGATCACTACACTCTGTTTGCATCAACTAGGGATATTGCAGGTTTTGATACAAGCCGGGATGCATTTGTTGGGGTTCATGAAGGTCTTCATGAGGCTAAGGTTCCATTTTCCGGAAAGTGTACAAACTCTAAGGTTTTTGGTTGGAATCCAATCGCATCTTTACAACATGATTTTGATTTATCCCCTGGGGAGAGTGTTGAATACTCATATATTCTAGCCTATGTAGAGCAGGGAGATGAGCCTAAATTTGACTCTCCAATGGTGATGAATAAGAGTAAAGGAAAGGCTATTATTGAAAAATGGTCTAAGCCAGGAGCTGTTGATGAAGCTATAAAAACCCTAGCTAATACATGGGATGACCTTTTAAATAAGTTTCAAGTAGATACTCCTAACGAGCATGCATCTAGAATGGTTAATGTTTGGAATCAGTATCAGTGTATGGCTACATTTAACATGAGTCGATCTGCTTCAATGTTTGAGGTAGGTATTGGGCGAGGTATGGGTTTTAGGGATTCTAATCAGGACCTACTAGGTTTTATTCATCTTGTACCTTCTAAAGGAAGAAGAAGAATCCTTGATATTGCTGCGACACAATTATCAGATGGTACATGTTTTCATCAGTATCAACCCTTAACAAAAGAGGGAAATGCTGAGATCGGTGGGGATTTCTACGATGATCACCTATGGTTAGTTCTATCCACAGCAGCCTATATTAAAGAGACAGGGGATCTAACTATATTAGATGAACCAGTTGGATATGCAGATAAAGAGTATAAAATTGGAGAGCTTGGAGAAGATGGAGAGCCTAGAAAGATAAATGCAGAGACTCTGTTACACCACCTTGAAACTTCTATATCATATACAATGAAAAAAAGGGGACCTAATGGTCTTCCATTAATAGGACATGCTGACTGGAACGACTGTCTAAACTTAAATTGTTTCTCTACAGAGCCTAATGAGAGCTTCCAATTAGCAGGTGATGTTGATGGATCAAAAGCTGAATCGGTACAAATTGCTGGTCTATTCTTGTATGCAGCTAAAGAGTTTGCCGACCTTTACTCCTTTATGAAACGGGATGAGGATGCTAAGAGAATAATGGCAGACTATAATGAGATGTTAGAAACTGTTGAAACAAAGGCGTGGGATGGTCAGTGGTATACAAGGGCCTTTGATGCTGCAGGAAACCCTGTTGGATCTAAAGATAATGAAGAGGGTAAAATTTATATCGAGAGTCAGGGATGGTGTGTTTTAGGTGGAGCTGGAGCAACTGGAAAATATGCCGGTAGGGCTAAAGAAGCATTAGAGAGTGTTCACCAACATCTGTACACAAAAAACGGTATTGTTTTACAACAACCAGCTTACTCTACATATAACTTAAATCTAGGTGAGGTTACATCATATCCACCAGGAGTTAAGGAGAATGCTGGTATCTTCTGTCATAATAATACATGGATTCATCTTGCTTGGTGTCTAATGGGTGACGGAGATAGGGCTCTGGAATACTACTTATCAATTTGTCCAAGTGCTAAACAGAATCAGATTGAAACATATAGGTCAGAGCCATATGTATATGCTCAGATGTTAGCTGGAAAGGATGCCTCTTGCTTTGGTGAGGCTAAAAACTCTTGGTTAACAGGAACAGCAGCTTGGACTTTTGTATCTGTTAGTCAGGGTATTTTAGGGGTTAAGCCCCAGTATGATGGATTAAAGATTGAGCCTTGTATTCCAGGATCATGGGATGGATTCTCTGTTCAGAGAGAGTTTAGAGATGCTACCTACCAAATTAAAGTAGAAAACCCAAATGGAGTATGTACTGGAGTTAAAAAATTAGTAGTTGATGGGAATGAGATTCCTGGGGATGTTATTCCAGCCTTTGCTGATAAAAAAGAGCATAGTGTTGTTGTTACATTAGGGTAA
- a CDS encoding 4Fe-4S binding protein produces the protein MKLRKIIQILFFVLILLTSIGHGLEESGVSIPLISSASLHAVCPFGGVVSIYEYFVSGSYVKKVHESSFILMFIVFGLAIVLGPVFCGWICPFGTFQEWVSKIGRKVFKKRFNTFIPYKVDKYLRFIRYFILILVLVKTAQSVELLFANIDPYYALFNIWSDEVAITAYIALLVVVILSLFVERPFCKYACPYGALLGITNLFRPAKIKREASTCISCSVCDKKCPMNIPLSNIDVSKDHQCISCMECTSEANCPKADTMTFSIGKRVLSYKNVAIITVSLFIIGIGGSMALNLWKTESSKIPVKFSSGEFEGINNPADIRGSYTLEDVKNAFDVPVDDIVRAFALLDIKNPESFMIKELEGRYIFEDDIEIGTDAVRLFVALYRGLPYTPEEDTVLLRPANSVLKDIISSDKKEYLNSILVDLPIMTNDSLIEHQDESTDIFEIKGKTTFKEVIDQGVSEDDLIKIIGSIPDNLNMTIRDYSIEIQKEFSLIKSELEGYL, from the coding sequence ATGAAGTTAAGAAAAATAATACAGATACTCTTTTTTGTTCTGATCTTGTTAACATCTATTGGGCATGGTTTAGAGGAATCAGGAGTATCTATTCCTCTTATATCGTCAGCATCTTTACATGCTGTATGTCCCTTTGGTGGTGTTGTTTCAATCTATGAGTACTTTGTTTCCGGTAGTTACGTAAAGAAGGTTCATGAGTCATCATTTATATTAATGTTCATAGTTTTTGGTCTTGCTATAGTTTTAGGACCTGTTTTTTGTGGATGGATATGTCCTTTTGGAACATTCCAAGAGTGGGTATCAAAAATAGGAAGAAAGGTTTTTAAAAAAAGATTTAATACTTTTATTCCATACAAAGTTGATAAATATCTACGTTTTATCCGTTACTTTATACTTATTTTAGTTTTGGTAAAAACAGCCCAATCTGTGGAGTTACTTTTTGCGAATATTGACCCATACTACGCTCTTTTTAATATATGGTCAGATGAAGTAGCTATAACAGCATATATTGCACTATTAGTTGTTGTCATATTATCACTATTTGTAGAGAGGCCTTTTTGTAAGTATGCCTGTCCCTATGGAGCCCTACTGGGAATTACTAATCTATTTAGACCTGCTAAGATTAAAAGGGAAGCCTCTACGTGTATTAGTTGTTCTGTCTGTGACAAAAAATGTCCTATGAATATCCCATTATCAAATATAGATGTTTCAAAAGATCATCAGTGTATTTCCTGTATGGAGTGTACCTCTGAAGCAAATTGCCCAAAGGCTGATACAATGACATTCTCAATTGGGAAGAGGGTCTTAAGTTATAAAAACGTAGCTATAATAACAGTTTCTCTATTCATAATTGGTATTGGTGGATCAATGGCATTAAATTTATGGAAAACAGAGAGTAGTAAGATTCCAGTTAAGTTTAGCTCAGGAGAGTTTGAAGGTATTAATAATCCAGCAGATATTAGGGGCTCCTACACTTTAGAGGATGTTAAAAATGCTTTTGATGTTCCTGTTGATGATATAGTTAGAGCTTTTGCTCTTTTAGATATTAAAAATCCTGAAAGCTTTATGATTAAAGAGTTAGAGGGGAGATATATTTTTGAAGATGATATTGAAATTGGAACAGATGCTGTAAGACTTTTTGTCGCTCTATATAGAGGCCTTCCATATACACCGGAAGAGGATACTGTTTTATTAAGACCAGCTAACTCGGTTTTAAAAGATATTATTTCCAGTGATAAAAAAGAGTATCTTAATTCTATTCTTGTAGATCTACCTATAATGACCAACGATAGCTTAATTGAGCATCAGGATGAGTCTACTGATATCTTTGAAATTAAGGGAAAAACTACCTTTAAAGAAGTTATAGACCAAGGGGTTTCAGAAGATGACTTAATTAAAATTATAGGAAGTATCCCAGACAATTTAAATATGACAATAAGGGACTATTCTATAGAGATCCAAAAGGAATTTAGCTTAATTAAGAGTGAGCTTGAGGGATATCTATAG
- the pstA gene encoding phosphate ABC transporter permease PstA: MINTLFKSATILAIFILFILLVNIINDAFGYVAIENSIEPTIFIESGNLDDLNSDDIIEILEERLSKGLVRRYNSESPLKERSQKELMELLFNRVIEPRVKQSWSLKESIFNKKEILELTTKKYPNAYIDFRAWLNLEFITKPQSSIPEFAGIRTAILGSLMIICITIFFAFPVGVASAIYLEEYAGNNRFTRFVQVNIYNLSGVPSIIFGLLGLAVFVRGMEPFTSGSMFGYGDPATANGRTILAAGLTLAILILPIIIINTQEALRAVPQTLRQAGYGIGGTKWQIIWSHVLPASIERIMTGTILAVSRAIGETAPIVVIGASTFISVDPSNIFSKFTTLPIQIYQWTSRPQAEFRNVAAAAIIVLLLMLLSMNTFAILIRNRIGKNRS, encoded by the coding sequence ATGATTAATACACTTTTTAAGTCAGCAACAATATTGGCAATTTTCATTTTATTTATCCTACTTGTAAATATTATAAATGATGCCTTTGGTTATGTAGCAATAGAGAATAGTATCGAACCTACAATTTTTATAGAATCAGGGAACTTAGATGATCTTAATAGTGATGATATTATTGAAATATTAGAAGAAAGACTCTCTAAGGGATTAGTTAGAAGATATAACTCTGAAAGTCCTCTTAAAGAGAGAAGTCAGAAAGAGCTAATGGAGCTTCTTTTTAATAGGGTTATAGAGCCTAGGGTTAAACAGAGCTGGAGCTTAAAAGAGTCTATCTTTAATAAAAAAGAGATTTTAGAGTTAACTACAAAAAAGTACCCTAATGCGTATATAGACTTTAGAGCTTGGCTAAATTTAGAATTTATTACTAAACCCCAATCTAGTATACCAGAATTTGCAGGTATTAGAACGGCAATACTAGGTAGTTTAATGATAATATGTATAACTATCTTTTTTGCCTTTCCTGTAGGAGTCGCTTCTGCTATATACCTAGAGGAGTATGCAGGGAATAATAGGTTTACAAGATTTGTACAGGTAAATATCTATAACCTATCAGGAGTGCCATCAATTATTTTTGGACTTTTAGGTTTAGCGGTTTTTGTTAGGGGCATGGAGCCTTTTACAAGTGGTTCAATGTTTGGTTACGGAGATCCAGCAACTGCAAACGGGAGAACAATCCTTGCGGCTGGACTAACTTTGGCTATACTAATTTTGCCTATAATAATTATTAACACCCAAGAGGCCCTAAGAGCTGTTCCTCAGACTCTTAGACAAGCTGGTTATGGTATAGGTGGTACAAAATGGCAGATTATTTGGTCACATGTTCTACCTGCATCCATTGAGAGAATAATGACAGGTACTATATTAGCTGTATCGAGGGCAATAGGTGAAACAGCTCCAATTGTTGTTATTGGTGCTTCTACTTTTATATCTGTAGATCCATCAAATATATTTTCAAAGTTTACAACTTTGCCAATACAGATTTATCAGTGGACTTCAAGACCACAGGCTGAGTTTAGAAATGTTGCAGCAGCAGCAATTATCGTTCTACTTCTAATGTTATTATCAATGAATACATTTGCAATTTTAATTAGAAATAGAATAGGTAAAAATAGGAGTTAA
- the pstC gene encoding phosphate ABC transporter permease subunit PstC: MTKSKREWYVGKPKYHEKIIQTILAVSAVLSVLITFGIVYILGKESLLFFKEVSIVEFFTSTKWQPLINEFGVLPLINSTLTTSFIAMLVAGPLGLFVAIYLSEYASEKARSILKPILEVLAGIPTVVYGYFALTFMTPLLRLIFGKDTVDIYNTASAGLVMGILILPLVASITEDALKAVPSSLREAAFGLGGNKLHTSMTIVVPAAFSGISAAFILGLSRAIGETMIVALAAGAGSNFTFNPFEAAETLTGYIVRISGGDVSYNTMDYNSIFALGLLLFFITLSLNVLSRKLVRKYQEEYD, from the coding sequence GTGACAAAATCTAAGAGGGAGTGGTATGTGGGGAAACCCAAATATCATGAAAAAATAATACAGACCATACTTGCTGTAAGTGCAGTTTTAAGTGTTTTAATAACATTTGGGATTGTATATATATTAGGTAAAGAGTCTCTGTTATTTTTTAAAGAAGTTAGTATTGTAGAGTTTTTTACTTCAACTAAATGGCAACCCTTAATTAATGAGTTTGGGGTTCTTCCCTTAATTAATTCTACTTTAACTACAAGTTTTATTGCAATGTTAGTCGCTGGACCGTTAGGTTTATTTGTTGCCATATACCTAAGCGAGTATGCCAGTGAAAAAGCTAGAAGTATCTTAAAGCCAATTTTAGAGGTTTTAGCTGGAATACCTACAGTTGTATACGGTTATTTTGCTTTAACTTTTATGACTCCTCTTTTAAGGTTAATTTTTGGTAAAGATACTGTTGACATTTATAATACTGCATCAGCAGGGCTTGTAATGGGTATTCTAATCCTTCCTTTAGTTGCCTCAATAACAGAAGATGCATTAAAAGCTGTTCCAAGTTCTTTAAGGGAGGCTGCTTTTGGCCTAGGTGGAAATAAATTACATACTAGTATGACTATTGTTGTTCCTGCAGCATTTAGTGGAATATCCGCAGCATTTATTTTAGGTTTAAGTCGGGCCATTGGTGAGACTATGATTGTAGCCCTAGCAGCTGGAGCTGGCTCAAACTTTACTTTTAATCCATTTGAAGCTGCTGAAACATTAACAGGATATATAGTAAGAATATCAGGTGGAGATGTTAGTTATAATACAATGGATTATAACAGTATCTTTGCTCTTGGACTATTACTATTTTTTATTACACTTAGTTTAAATGTATTAAGTAGAAAACTTGTTAGAAAGTATCAGGAGGAGTATGATTAA
- a CDS encoding PstS family phosphate ABC transporter substrate-binding protein, with protein MKKIILLSVMFVSTLAVFASANSENSEASSSSASNSWMVESEDGILPGVNPINVKGDIITAGSSTVFPLSEAMAERFQDEGYAGNITVDSIGSGAGFERFTVTGETDISNASRPIKSKEIEAAKKIGRNPIEFRVGTDALAVTVAKSNTFIKDASIDELVKIFTAEKWSDVNPSWPDEKILKFIPGTDSGTFDYFVEEVFDKDSAPLLSAANVQMSEDDNILVQGITESPYGIGFFGYAYYSENKDILNILSIDGVEPIKENVDAAKYPLARPLFIYSDAEVMKSKPQVAAFINFYLTYVNEEVTRVGYFPADESVIAKGKAAWLEAMK; from the coding sequence ATGAAAAAAATTATTTTATTAAGCGTTATGTTTGTTTCAACTTTAGCTGTTTTTGCATCAGCTAATAGTGAGAATTCAGAAGCTAGTAGTTCTTCAGCTAGCAATAGTTGGATGGTAGAGTCTGAGGATGGAATTTTGCCAGGTGTAAACCCAATAAATGTTAAAGGTGATATAATAACAGCAGGATCATCTACAGTTTTTCCTCTCTCAGAAGCCATGGCTGAAAGATTTCAAGACGAGGGTTATGCAGGAAATATAACTGTGGATTCTATTGGTTCAGGTGCAGGATTTGAAAGATTTACAGTAACAGGAGAGACTGATATTTCTAATGCTTCTAGACCTATTAAATCAAAAGAGATCGAAGCTGCTAAAAAGATTGGACGAAACCCAATCGAGTTTAGAGTAGGAACAGATGCACTAGCTGTAACTGTTGCAAAAAGTAATACATTTATTAAAGATGCATCAATAGATGAACTTGTAAAGATATTTACAGCTGAAAAATGGAGTGATGTTAACCCAAGCTGGCCAGATGAAAAAATATTAAAGTTTATACCTGGAACAGATTCTGGTACATTTGACTACTTTGTTGAAGAAGTTTTTGATAAAGATTCTGCACCACTATTAAGTGCAGCAAACGTACAGATGTCCGAGGATGACAACATTTTAGTTCAAGGAATTACAGAATCTCCATATGGAATAGGGTTCTTTGGGTATGCATATTACAGTGAGAATAAAGATATCCTAAATATTCTTAGTATTGATGGTGTAGAACCAATAAAAGAGAATGTTGATGCAGCGAAATATCCCCTTGCTAGACCTTTATTTATCTACTCTGATGCAGAAGTTATGAAGAGCAAACCACAGGTTGCAGCTTTTATCAACTTCTACTTAACTTATGTAAACGAAGAAGTTACTAGAGTTGGTTATTTCCCTGCAGATGAAAGTGTTATTGCAAAAGGTAAAGCTGCATGGTTAGAGGCTATGAAGTAA